The sequence atattttaactTGTATGTGCATGCACCtgcaatttttgttatatcGAGATTTGATAGAGAAGTTAAGCGTTTTCAGTCGATTTTATTCTGCAATAGCCACTTCTGCAATCAGTTAGGACATTTTTTAGATAACACAAATGGATGAGAGATACACAAAATAAAGTTCTCCTCCCATTAATTTTCCTTCTATCCGTCGTTATTTACCAATTAAGGCAACCGTTCTTTGGTCCTTCGAGTCAGTCTCCAGCAGCAGACTTGGGTTTAATCACTCTTGCAGGATGGTTTTTAGAGCTCTACGTGATTAGGAATATTACTTTCTTTACTGCAGTACTACATTATTTAAACTCCGTCTTCAGAATATTCAAGTTTCCGTATCCCCTACAGGTTCACAAAGACGCCAAAGTTGGTGAAACATACCTAGAAATGGATGTTCTTTGCTGTTTATGAGTGTAtttttttggtccttcgaatCTGTTTTGAGCAGGAGCTTCAAATTTACGCTCTAGATCTCTATGCGTGGTTACGACAAAGCTCAATTGTTCTTCTTTTCCACTAATAAAACCCCGACTcacttgaatattttttttaattctctgcTTACTGCAGACTTACCGTCTccaaataccaaaaaaaaaaacaatgaattaACAGggaagataaaaattattctcctCATTTTGTCTATCTATAAATGGTATAAATACAATTCACGCGACAGActaatctagaaaaaaaacagttcTCATTATAAGTTCTGAtcgttaaatttttctaataattgaattcatatctttaattattaaaccttGTTATAAACCCACAatcaactttttttgtgtCTTTCCATAATACGATATCTCGGGCGTCGAAAGATGttctgaaaatgtaaaaagtggTACTTATATGATTAGGATACGCaaggaaaagaaaatcaacACGAGTGACTCACTTGAGTACTTTAATGGACACGATACTACCGGCTATACTGGGAACGGCAAATTTTAGGCTGATGACAAAATTCTTTTCGAATATCTCTCTATCCAAGGGTCTTCTGTTAAATGCTTCATTTCCTCGCAGaagatatttctttatttcccCTAGTTTCCTCTTTATGTGCCCCTCTTCAagttaaattcatttttttttcatgctCATTCTACTACGGGAGTTACATGACTGAAGTAGGAGTACGTATAAGGCGCAGTGTTAGTTATTCCTCTAATAACTTTGTGCACACCGGCGttatttcttttccaataACTTTTGACTTCAGTATGTAGTGCTAGTTTAAATCCAAATTACCTGTTACCGGTACTGCAAAATGAAGCTTTACCTACGTGATTCATCTCAACGTtggatttttctcttttttcctGGGTATACCGATACTTTCTCTCACTAATGAGTTCACTATTAATCTACCTCACTATTAAACTCACTCGTAATCAGGTTCTGATGTatcaaaaagtaaatttgttttactcaatattttgaataaggAGTTAAACGACTTAAATACTCCGATTTCTTGGAGTTTCTCGAAAAGCAACTGTAACATACGAATTCGTGTGTTACGGTCACAACGGTTGTCGTATCAATGATTAcgtaatatttcattaattttaccaccgtttaaattttcatttacatgaatattaatatttgCAGGCTACCAATCAGTCATTGTTCGtacaaaacttttaaaaaatatttgttcatttaTGTTTGACCTCTGAATAATagtaattatatatttttaaacaaacatgcatatTTGTCTACTGAATAGGTACTTAACCTAGATGGAGGACAATACTTTTACCTCTCAAATGGCACATAATTTGGACCCAGATAATCGATATGAGGTTTCCAATAACCCAGCTTTGTAAGTCTATCTGgtacaagaaaaattatcatcTCTATTATATAGCCATCTCTAAGCAAATAGACATGGACCAAATGTGTTTTAAAAcgatagaaaatttaagtacATCTCAGTGCTAATTTTACTCCTTCTCGGTAGCAATAAACGCatcacttttaattattagatACAATGTGAtgttaattttcctttcaacCTTGATAGCGAGGCAGTTAACCAACTTCTCTCTATATTAGTATGGACTTCAAACATACCCGATTGAACAACTGGGATACACCCAATTTAGGAAAAGGCAGATCGTCCGATGCTTGGCGTGTCTGATATTTATATTTGACAAAGAACATCTGCCGAAATATTGCATAATTAAGAATGTCCTTAGAAAATTGTAGTACTAGGCAAGGCTCGTTCCACTTGTAATGCTAGAAGTAGGTATTCGTGTTGCTCAATCGCCTTACGATAATATTCtttagtgaaatattttaattcgtGTGAGGTGTTTCGAGTGTTATCAAGAGACCCAAATCTACAAGTGCCGTTGGCAGTAGAatgctaaatttttaattagatgaACCGCTTGCAGAGCCTCtagaattagaaaatcaaATGTTCTAATTGAGAAAGGAGTCGATTTCTCATAAGAAAGacaatttaacaaagaaacacGTTAAACATAatacagaaaaaaagaaagttcTTTAAGACAGGTAATATATTAAATGAGAACTGGTGCCCGGTTCTCCAGTGTCAAGTTAGGGGTGACAGTTGTCAGTTGAGAACTAAGTGCCAGATTAAGTGTTTTCGAACTGGAGTTGGGCATCTCCGTAATTGATAGAGTCACTttgattgataattaaccTTGACTGCAAGTTACTTCACATGCAGTTTAGCAGCTCATTGAAGAAGCAGCACGAAGGACCGGTTCTTCAATGCCCAGTTAGGGAGCGATAGCTGTCTTAGCAACTAACTGGCAGATGAagtgtttttcaaatggtAGTTAAAGCTTAACGAACAGTTGAAGTAAGGACAGCATCTGAGATACCTCCGCAATTGGCAATGACGCTTTCCCTGACCGCCCTTTACTGGAAGTTAGTTCGCATGCAGTTTTGCAGGCGATGTTCTGCTAAACAGCATGCGAAGTAGCGGCCAGCTAAGGCTAGCGAAAGCCAAAGTGTTTCCGATTCGCCTCAGCAATCGAGTGCGGTAAAATCGCTAATAAACTCTTTTCTACGAACGTTGGTAAAGTGGCTTTGTCGCACGCGTTCGCGAACTGAAAGTAGTAGTTTATTGCACGTGTATGGTCCAGAGTTTTACAGTACACACATCATAGTGGCACGACTCAGGTCGATTTGTGTGCTTGTCGGGTCATTCAGGCCGTGAAAACCGCATATATGAGTGcggtaaatttttatagtaCCAGAATCGAGAATCTGGAAGGGCTAGTAGATGAATGTATTGATAACTCTACCTAGAAGACCATTTTTACGGCATCCAAAAAACCAACTAATGATGTACTCTTATTTACTTTGAATTGCTGCGGATTGGGGCCGGATTCTCGATTGAGGTGTGCAAAACGATCatggaaataattaaactgCATTAAAAAGACATGGTTACAGTGTTATATGTGTCTTATATTTATCAGGTTCGGTGACAACATTAAGTACCTCACCGTGCCAGTGCCAGCTCTTAATCAATAAAGAAATCTGGTCTTGAAACATTCGTCCAAATTAATAGCTGATAGGCCATTAATGCATCTTTAATCAACAGTTTGAGTACACTTAAGGTAccaaaatttctattattgcGAAAATCCTCGATCAAAGCCAAACTGATTACATTTACATGAATTTACATCTTCAGTAGCAATAGGACCAGAGAACCAAAGGCTGTTAAAATGGGGCCAAACTTTCGGTCAGTAATTTGCTGGTGATATAAAAGATCAACATTAGCCtcttaatcaaattaaattaaagataaaaatctcATTAAGAAAGAGTCCTTGATTAGGATTAAGGTTAATTGAAGTCCAAAATTTGCTCAAGTTGCTCTGAATGGTCCCAGCTTTTGCGGCATGGTTAATTTCCCTATACTTAAGACGCATTTGTCACGCTTATTAATAACAGCAAGTCtgaattgaaaactttaaattttatgacttaGCAAACGTAAAAAGATCTCAGCGATCGACGGGCGCCGTTAAGGTCGGTTAAGTGGTAAACATAAGACCTGATGAAAGATGGAAGATTTGAAGTGGAGTGGAATATTTATAACTAAGAAACTCTGATAGTAGATATATGTGCGCAATAACTAACAGAGAAAAGCCGTGGGGGTTAAACCTCCACAATGGGCCGGATTGTGGAGTCTTGATTCTGAGCGCCCACCGTCACGGCGCCAGTGTGAATAATACATTACttaacatgaaaataaataggATTCGAAGAGGAAATGGTGCTGTTTTGCCTAGGAAAATTGCACagaaaaacgtttaaattatGGTTATTATCACAGAATTTCTATAAGAGATGGAAAATTGAGATGGATACAGGATAATGAGATGCATATCGATGATGCTGATGCTCCTGTtgaattgttattttcttgaCTGATAATTTATGGTATCCGTAATTagtttaaatcaaattaaattaaacgagtaataatataaaaatattatctgaTATTATTGTAGAGATGTCGTATGTATGCCTAAGTCCGAAACGGGTTTGTCCACGAAACCgtgtaaataaagatgtttATTCCAACTTCAACTCCGGGAACCACTTTTTCAACagcatttaaatttcgaatataTGATAATTCCTATAAGTAGTTTGCAGGAACTTACCGTCGCAAAATGGTATGTAAATATATTCGCCACTTATAGCGTGAGGGCAATAAAAGCGAAATCGCGACAACTCAAGCCCGCATTATCCTTAAGACGATCGCAGGATGGACAGACCGCGGTCCACTGAAAAACAACGGCAAATCGGTGGTCTCTCGTTAGTTCGTAACTTTGCAGGTGACGCTCGGCAGAAGACTGATCTAGTGGAAACGGCTAAATGCAAAGGCGGCAGCGACGGCCACGTCCTACTTAGTTTAAGAAGTTGATTGTTGTTATGCCTTTATTCTCCAATGGGTGCTTAAATCATTGATATGACGGTCTTTTTTTGTCAACCATGCCAATACACGCAATGGCCTTTAAACGACCTTCGAATATAACTCCAAATAAGTTATCGAGAGCTTCATGCATTAtctaaagtttaaatttctggTAGTAAATTTACATCAGATGCAGTATTAGCAAGACGTGGTATTCTGCTATGTCCTGAGGGCCGACTATGATGCCTGGTCTTCACAAGGTTAGTTGTGGACAAGGCTAGAAGATAGTTTTGTGGGATAGGCTGCGAAGGTCGGACCTTATGCCCGGTCTACACAAGGCTAATTTTGCAAGCGAGAGTAGCAAGCTTGTACCAGTAAGGTAGCAAGCTGGTAATATGACCATCGCAGCTCGGTTTTCAAACTAACAATAAATACTTATTAAAGTATTAAGAAGCTACTAAAGTACTACTGAAATGGGACTATGAAAGGCTTTAAGGCAGTAAGCAGAAAAGCCTTCCACCGAGCAACCAAAGGCGAAGCACAGGGGAAGTGGCACGGCTAGAGAGATCGGTAGAAAAGAGTATAGGATAGAACTAACATGCAGCAAAAGGACTAGCTGAAGAAGTTCTGCTGAGAGACATACTCTGTTCTGATATGTGCAAGGCTGGTCGTGTTACTGAGCTCTTGATTGAAGGTTCGTTCATCTAGCAAATTACTCTTGCAATTATTCTGAGCACACGACGAATCTTTAATGTATCTTGACTTCGTTGGACCAGTCCTCTCTCTCCAACTAGGTCCGCATATTACCTATCTAGATTTAGGTACCTAAAAAATAAACCGTATTACATCATTTTTAGCCAACActaaaaataccttttaatCTCATAAAACAATAAAGCCCGCTGTAAATTAATTCTTAACACCCAACTAAGCCTTAAATACCAATTTAGGAATGATAAATTACCTATGCAAATAGGCAAATACGAAAAATCTGGTTTTATTGCTTTTCTCAAGCAGACTGTTTATCTTATCAAAACAGCAGCTGCATATAGGACGTATTAATGTTAATTcacttaattattatgaatttgttCTTCTGAGCATTGCACACAAAATGAATTcagaaaaagatattttgcaaaaatttttagagtccgaaaaaagtaaaatcgaTTTCCCAGTAGTTTTACGCACTCACTCGAGCCTTAGAAGGTAAGAATAATGCGACTCTTTGACAACTTAAATAGGTGCTGTACGCAACTTATCGATAGACACAACCTAAGAAGAAATACCCCTCTCAACAATGCGCAACACAGGAAATGCTACTCGAGAATCGTGAGTAAAAGAGGTAGAATGCAAGtttacttcaaaaaaattcctcAGAAGTCCCTACAATATGCTAAGAATCTCTGGAATACTTTAGTTGACATGCAGTGGAAATGGTTGACCTTAACAGTCACTATGGTCAACGTTCTGGCATATGTGAGCTGTGGGATATTGTTTTACTTAGACGCTTGGATAAGTGGAGACTTTGAAAAAGATGGTGGTAAGTCATAATTTGGAATTCTGGTTTCACAGCCATAGAGATTGAAAGTCGAAAAACTCATGTGGTCCACATATTTATGACGAATTTCCTCTTGTGGGAGTAGTGCAACTATGACCAGGATATGACCCTTTAAAGAAAAGtatttcaaaggaaaaatatatgggTCTTGCATTTCTTTTTATGTCTTCATGTTATATATGTTTCAGAGAACCCTGAGTGCATAGTTGGAATACAAAACTTATGGAATTTCTTCATGTTGGGAATTGAAACCATTACAACCACTGGCTATGGCTATATTCATCCTACGGAATCCTGTGACATATATTTTGTAGTCTTAACATACAGCACATTGATAGGGATTCTCATAGACGGCGCATTTATATCTGTGGTATATGCCAAAATGAACAGGGCTAAAGAAAGCGGCGCGCCGGGGAACATATTTAGCAAAAAGGCTGTTGTAAGTGgatacatttgaaaattcccATTACTTTCTTAGCACTAACATTAAATACTTTGTATAGATTGCTTTACGAAATGGAAAGCTCTGTCTCATAATGCGAGTGAATGACATGTTCGGCAAGCATGGGATTAGTAGTGAAGTGCGTATGTACTTGATAAAATATCCCATTGAACTAGAACAAAGTTACATAACTGAATTGGAAATTCAACCCTTCGGAATGTTGTTTTGGCCTGTGGAAGTAATTCATGAAATTGGTCCGTCTAGCCCATTATGGACAGTGTCAGCCAGAGCACTAATGACAGAACAGTAAGAACCCGTAAATTGTATTCAGTTAAAATTATCTAACATTAACCGTttcaaaggaataaataagttaaataattcaatcattcgttaaaaataaagttcaaaTCTTTATTCAATTTAGGTTAGAAATTGTGGTGGTAGTATCGGGAAGTTCAATGAAAACAGGCCAATCAACCAGAAGTCAAACCTCTTACATCAACACTGAAATTATGTGGGGATATCATTTCGTGCCGTGTTTAGACTACAATCACGACACTAAAGAATTCACAGTGAACAAGAAACTATTCCAGCAAACTGTAACTCAAGAAGTGCCTTTGTGCAGCGCTAGCAAGTTTGAAGAATTACACcaacaaatacaaaacaatCATCGCCAAACTTCTCTAGATCAAGAGAAAAAACGACACAAAGTAGTAGAAAACCAACGTAATGGAGTTATATTTTACAATGAAGTTTAGATAgacaaaaatgaatataaattgtaaCATTTCGCTCCTGagtttttttagcttttatcATTTTGTGTAGACCTGCAAAACTATATCACTCTGTAGTGCTTATATGCCGTGCATTTGGTGTGATTTCCAAATTCGCAATGagcataaaattaagtaatctCTAAACGTCTTTAATAAGTGCAATTAAGTTCGCTTTGTAGTATTTGGTAATTACCTGTATACGTCACTTCAAGTATTTACCTACCTAGATAGGCAGCATAAAGTTTTaagatttctttatttctatttaaattattaattaaatcttctATTTTACACTGTCGGATTCCGGAAAGTTATAAATAATCGCGTAACAAGTAACAGAGTCCCgaaattaagtttaataattattcacCTAACAAATGCGGAAAGCGATACTTTACGACATGCTAATTGTAGTTGATCGAATGAGGCGAAACGAGGAATACTATTTCTAGAATCATTGAGGCAAATTTTCAGTAGTGAGAAAAAATGATCCAGGACCTTACACTCTTTTTAGTGATTATAAATTACATTATGGAGAGTTAAATTGGtcaccttttttttatatgtaccCTTCTTTTTAGggaattttaaaggaaaatcaatcaattaatCTTCAGGTTACTTACCTCCAAggtacaaataaataacatttactACTTTGAACTAAGTTATACCGTGCCATGATCAATTTTCCATCTCTCcaatattgaattttgttaCCTTATTTATTGCCATCAGTTTTGAGAGTAAAGGATTGCAGACAAAAAATTGCACCAACAAATCTCGATAACCAGCATTTTTATCATATAGTTATTACATCTTATGATACACAACTTTTAGAACATATCCACTTACTAAATACAGTCGCAAAAACGTAGaacttaatagtttttttcaattaaacattttaaacttaaCTTATGAACGGCATACTACATATtagtaatttcaaaataataaagggCTAGAAACGTTCCAACTGCCTTTTTATTATTAGcaaataattaactaaaactGCTGAAATATGTTTAGTAGATTAATGAACTTTATGTTAAAATTCGAGCTATTAGACACTAATTGGGACATTAGAAAgctttacaaatattttataaagaatttatAAAGTATGTCCTATTGCTGGAGAGGCAGCTAAGAATGGTTCCAAGACTTAGTACCTACCATTTACTTTTATAATAGGAACACGTATAATGTTACGTAGATatcacaataataaataaataatatgctTAATGGATCCAGGTACGTCCAAAGCTTGCACTGGGATTGAGCAATAACTTAAATCAAAGTTTGTGGAAcacatattgaaaaaaattgactaGCGCCGAAGTCGATATTTGAACTAGTACGTTAtgaaaaacattataaaaatagtaataaactCTGTAAAAGTTCAAAAACTGCTGTAACTTCTCCTCATTAGAATATCGAGCAGGTCTAAATTAAAGCGTCATAAATCAACGAGtgcttttttatgtttttcccATCTTTCGACACCTTTACCGTGGAGCTCGATAAATTCTTCCAGACCTGATGGAACAAGCCCACGGTAAGGgactttatttacttttacgGCATTAGCTGCAATACACTTAAggcttattttaatttgcgtTTTGAGAATTATTTCGGCGACACctggaaaacaaaaaacaaatattaagcAAACcattaattggaaattttctatAAACTATGGTTAACCTGTCGTAGTGGCAAAACCCAGGATCTTGAAATGAACGACCAAGTGGTACGTGGTAATATCGCTTACCTGCACCAACGCGATAGTGAGTTCAGTTGGAACAATCGAGGTTTGGAACCTCGACTCTCCCAAGAACAaagcaagaagaaaaatgaatattgaAAGTTCTGAATCAACTTCGAATTCAGCAACAAAAAcatttgccaatttttaaCAGAACCGAAAATACTTGTGTTTAACTTACCAGTCGTAGAAGCTTCGAGTGGAGTTTCtcctttattatttacaatatcAGTATGAGCTCCATTCTCAGTGAGTTCGGTAATGATCGAGTGAAGCGTAAGAAAATCAGAAATGGCCTTATGATAATTAACTATCACATGAAGAGGAGTATTCCTTTCGTTATCCATGGCGTTGACGTTAGCTCCGCATCGAATGAGCAATCGAGTTGTTTCGGCGCATGGAAATCTgtaaaatgggaaaatatgaaatgaattaaatttgaatgttgaatattgattaaaattaattaatgaaatgtttgatcttctcaaatatatttttacttacttGCAAACGTCATTGGTGTGGAAATCATCAACAGGAGTTTCTGAATTACAAGCCAAATGAAGTAGAGTCTGACCATTTCTTACAGTGAGCTGCAGTTGATTAAGAGTGAAAACCATTCTCTGTACGGTAAACTTCTGCTCTTCGTCGCATttcttcatcaatttggtgagGATCGTGAGTAAATAGAGAGTGGTAACCAAATTGCTCTCGATTTCGTCctttataaaagaaattgtcttGTTTTTATCATTTAGCTACTACCCACTTAGGACAATTAGTTATTGATTTGGTTTGCGAATTCGcgttttaaattacattaaaaagatTATGTCATTTACACATGTTAGCAAAGAGAAATAAATCTGCAAGTGgccaaataatatttaaaaaaataacataacgAGCGTCGGAGACAGTAAAATAGAATTCATTTACACATAACACTAGgatatttgaatattaagCTAAATTATGTtggtaatatttaattaagttaatgAAGCCCAAATTAACATTTGCATTTGTCACTGTTAAGCATTTTGCTGTAGTAGACATTTATCAAATTACACATAGTACACCGTTATATAGAACATATAGGCCACACTGTAATTTTATCACATACCTGCTCTTCTAGGTCATTTGCAATGTGTcatattatattcaaaaatgaaacagCGCAAGCAATGCTTAATAAAAGtacaataagaaaaatacaatatttgaAGCCTGAAAACTGCCACAACATGAAAAAGCAAGCGCGAATATTCAATGTTAGCGAAGCAACAAAGACCTCATTGCCAACCGACAGCCCCAATCGACATTCCTTCTATTTCCGACTTTACCATCACGTTACCAACCCAGGTGTACTAACCAATATCTTGTACATAAAACAGCAAATTACCATAACGGTTTCTGGCTCGTCTTTCGGTCCGGGTTTCGAGAGTTTCTCTCTATTTCGCATCAGCTCGATAATTGCGGCGGACAATACTTCGATTACCTGCTCATAGGTCACCTGGACGCCTACGTGCAACATTTGTGAGAACACTTGAGCGAATCTCAACAAGTCTTTGGCGACCGAAATGTAGTTCTTCTGGCGCAATTTCAGTGCGTGACGCCAGAGGTCTAAACACCTGAAACGGAAATGAAAATTGCCACAAATAGCAGGCATTCCAGAACATTAAGGTTGTTTTTGGATATAATAATTTCGTTGGTAAAAATGTCGGATTTCCAGGGAGAAATTCTCTTATAAatcattacttttttatataaatgatgagcaaaataaaacgaaaagcGATTTTCATACAAAACATATTACAAGAGTagttattgaatttaaaaatattaaaatcctcTACAGAGTAACATGAACCACTCCCTGCTTTATCTAACCTGTCAAATCTTGCATTATCCGCAAATACGGCTCCTCTATACACAATTGGATGAGGAAGCTCTGGATTGTGATCACCTAAAATCCGTTCTCTTATTGTTAAGGACTCCATATGTAAACTATTTGTGTTGTCGTGTATCGCCTCCAATTCAGCCAACGTTTGAGATTCTACCCAATTTTCATATGCAGGTATTGGAGTGATGAGGTTCTTTTTGACTGGCGCATCTGGATCACTATACCTGGAAAAATGTGTTAGGAAGGAGTAATAAATATTGTCGAAGAAATAATGATTCCCCCAAACAATTCTGCGAACTGTTCCTTGAAGTTAGCCATCGAGCTCTTAAATATCGGTTATTTTAAAACTCGGAACCCTAATCAATGTGATATTAGACTAGGGACATACATGCCGTAAATCATCATGTAAAGGAGGTACGGTAAGCTAGTATGGCATTATATAGCAAtagaaattagatttttattcttatattACATTAGATTAAAGCTTAGATTTATGGCAATTACTTACCTTAATGACATGCCCTGATGCAGATATTTATATGCTTTAACAATATCATAATTTTCCTTATCATTCGCATATGAAGCACCGAGCAACTCCAAGGCCTCTATTTGATCTTCCTTGCTGATTTCTGGTCGATCTACTAAATATTCTACCACTTTATGTCGAGTTCGTTCTGCAGCCGCTTTTATCGGCGTCATTCCTGTGTCATTCGCGTAGAATATGGCACCGAAACTCAAAAGCTCTTTAATTACTTTAACGTGTCCACATTCTGCGGAAAAATGTAAAGCTGAGGCTCCACAAAGTGCTCTTTCATTTGGGTTAGCACCGTTTTGCAATAGAAAACTAACCTGGAATTATTCACCTAGAAATTACAAGTTAAAGTATTTATGTTACACCTACAATATCTATATGGCCTTTGTACGCAGAAATCATTAGACAACTGTTGTTATACTTGTTGGCTATATGTATATCGGCTTTATGTcgagttaaatattttactatatCCAGTCGTCCATCAAAACAAGCTGCTCTTAATGGGGTAGAATTGGTCTTTGTAGGATGATTTACATCAGCTCCAGCTTTGACCAAAGCCTTGACAATATTCAGATGACCTTCAGAAATCACAAAAGCtaattcataatttatataatatattataataatagatttaaacttttaacacAACAACAACAATTTTTCCACTCCTTATTCTAAATTAGTATGGAAAAGAATAAGTGTGTGCAATATTATAGGtccaaaaattattgtaatatgtCTCAACATTAACGACAAAAAGGATCTACTAAAAACACCTGCTCAAGCAGAAAATATGCTTCACAGGCTATGAAACATTACTTACCTGCACATGCAGCACACCATAATGCTGTAGCACCTTCAATAACATAACCATCAAATTTAACAACACCCTCCTGTTCCAGATTTGGAGAAAATTTAGTGAGAAGAATCCGGACAACTTTGTCATGGCCAAATCGTGCTGCAGTCACAAGTGGACTACACTCTTGTCCTTCTTCATCAGAGACATTCTAGCAAAGAACATATTGGTGTTGATCATGGCCAGTAATGACCAAAAAATATCAAGCAAACAATAGTAGTAATGAAACGCATGTGGAAACACAAAGCTTTACTACAGGAATATTAAGTAATTTGGCTAATatgtaacaaaatatataGTTATTGACAT comes from Euwallacea similis isolate ESF13 chromosome 9, ESF131.1, whole genome shotgun sequence and encodes:
- the LOC136410776 gene encoding inward rectifier potassium channel 2-like, coding for MNSEKDILQKFLESEKSKIDFPVVLRTHSSLRRHNLRRNTPLNNAQHRKCYSRIVSKRGRMQVYFKKIPQKSLQYAKNLWNTLVDMQWKWLTLTVTMVNVLAYVSCGILFYLDAWISGDFEKDGENPECIVGIQNLWNFFMLGIETITTTGYGYIHPTESCDIYFVVLTYSTLIGILIDGAFISVVYAKMNRAKESGAPGNIFSKKAVIALRNGKLCLIMRVNDMFGKHGISSEVRMYLIKYPIELEQSYITELEIQPFGMLFWPVEVIHEIGPSSPLWTVSARALMTEQLEIVVVVSGSSMKTGQSTRSQTSYINTEIMWGYHFVPCLDYNHDTKEFTVNKKLFQQTVTQEVPLCSASKFEELHQQIQNNHRQTSLDQEKKRHKVVENQRNGVIFYNEV
- the Fem-1 gene encoding protein fem-1 homolog B isoform X2; protein product: MTEESDRLKYKLYNAASTGMSISLYTFLADMDKDEANQLLNENVSDEEGQECSPLVTAARFGHDKVVRILLTKFSPNLEQEGVVKFDGYVIEGATALWCAACAGHLNIVKALVKAGADVNHPTKTNSTPLRAACFDGRLDIVKYLTRHKADIHIANKYNNSCLMISAYKGHIDIVSFLLQNGANPNERALCGASALHFSAECGHVKVIKELLSFGAIFYANDTGMTPIKAAAERTRHKVVEYLVDRPEISKEDQIEALELLGASYANDKENYDIVKAYKYLHQGMSLRYSDPDAPVKKNLITPIPAYENWVESQTLAELEAIHDNTNSLHMESLTIRERILGDHNPELPHPIVYRGAVFADNARFDRCLDLWRHALKLRQKNYISVAKDLLRFAQVFSQMLHVGVQVTYEQVIEVLSAAIIELMRNREKLSKPGPKDEPETVMDEIESNLVTTLYLLTILTKLMKKCDEEQKFTVQRMVFTLNQLQLTVRNGQTLLHLACNSETPVDDFHTNDVCKFPCAETTRLLIRCGANVNAMDNERNTPLHVIVNYHKAISDFLTLHSIITELTENGAHTDIVNNKGETPLEASTTGVAEIILKTQIKISLKCIAANAVKVNKVPYRGLVPSGLEEFIELHGKGVERWEKHKKALVDL
- the Fem-1 gene encoding protein fem-1 homolog B isoform X1, encoding MTEESDRLKYKLYNAASTGMSISLYTFLADMDKDEANQLLNENVSDEEGQECSPLVTAARFGHDKVVRILLTKFSPNLEQEGVVKFDGYVIEGATALWCAACAGHLNIVKALVKAGADVNHPTKTNSTPLRAACFDGRLDIVKYLTRHKADIHIANKYNNSCLMISAYKGHIDIVSFLLQNGANPNERALCGASALHFSAECGHVKVIKELLSFGAIFYANDTGMTPIKAAAERTRHKVVEYLVDRPEISKEDQIEALELLGASYANDKENYDIVKAYKYLHQGMSLRYSDPDAPVKKNLITPIPAYENWVESQTLAELEAIHDNTNSLHMESLTIRERILGDHNPELPHPIVYRGAVFADNARFDRCLDLWRHALKLRQKNYISVAKDLLRFAQVFSQMLHVGVQVTYEQVIEVLSAAIIELMRNREKLSKPGPKDEPETVMVICCFMYKILDEIESNLVTTLYLLTILTKLMKKCDEEQKFTVQRMVFTLNQLQLTVRNGQTLLHLACNSETPVDDFHTNDVCKFPCAETTRLLIRCGANVNAMDNERNTPLHVIVNYHKAISDFLTLHSIITELTENGAHTDIVNNKGETPLEASTTGVAEIILKTQIKISLKCIAANAVKVNKVPYRGLVPSGLEEFIELHGKGVERWEKHKKALVDL